Genomic segment of Alphaproteobacteria bacterium:
CCTCGCCGCAGAACATATATCCAACGCCACGTACTGTCTTGATCAGCGCAGGGGTTGCGGGGTCGTCGCCCAGCTTCTTGCGGATGCGGGCCACTTGCGTGTCGATGACGCGGTCGTAAGCATCGAATTTTCCACCGGCACGGGTCAGTTCGAAAAGCTGTTCACGGGACAGCACGCGGTTCGGCGCCATCACCAGGGCCTCCAGCAGCTTGAACTCGCCTGTGGTAAGTTCGGAGGGCGTATTTGTATTGTCGAAAAGCTGGTATTGCTGGCGGTCGAGAGTCCAGCCGTTAAAGCCCACTTTCTTTGCTTTTGCGAGCGGAGCATCCTTGTCGTTGCTTGCAGGCTTATCGTTCTCGCCGGCGCGGCGCAGGACCGCCTTGATGCGTGCGGAAAGCTCCCGCATTTCAAAAGGCTTGGTCAGGTAGTCGTCTGCGCCCATTTCAAGGCCGACGATCTTATCGGCTGTCTCGTTCTTGCCGCTGACCACGATAACTGGAGCGCGCGTCTTGGCGCGGATTGCGGTCAGGAGCGACAGACCGTCGTTGTCGGGCAGCATCAGGTCGAGAAGGATGATATCGGGTTGCGCCGTATCCAGCTTTGCCAGTGTCTCAGCACCGCTAAAAGCTGTCATGAGCTGATAACCCTGATTCTCCAGATACGTGCGCATCACGATCTGCAGATCCTGGTCATCATCGACTGTTAAGACGGTCGCTTTATGCAAAGCCTGATTACCCTGTGCCTATGCTGAATCAACGCTAATAATGTTTGTTTATAAAGTCTTAGGCCTGAAAATGATACAGGTATTTTCCCAAGCTTACAGCTAACTGAGAAATATAGATTTAAACCTGCTGCGGGGTACTCAGCAGCGCGTAAATTTTCGCCCTCAATTCTGCCTCGACAATCGGTTTCGGTAAATAGGCATCCATACCGGCATCGATGCATTGCTCGCGGTCACCGACAAGAGCATGCGCCGTCATGCCGATAATCGGTGTACGGGGGCTGCCGCGTTCTTTTTCGGTACGGCGGATTTCGCGGGTGGCTGTGAAACCGTCCATTTCCGGCATCTGCACATCCATAAGGACCAAGTCATACCGGGTTGCCAGCCACTTATCGAGGCCCTCTTTACCTGTACGGCTAATGTCGTAGGGGCATTTCATCGCATCCAGCAGATAGCTCAGAATGACGATGTTGCCCTCGTAGTCATCGACGACGAGCACGCGTTTCTGGCGGATGTCATGCGGACGTCCAGCCTCGGCATCGATGTCTGGTTCGTCAACGATGACCGGT
This window contains:
- a CDS encoding response regulator transcription factor, with the protein product MMRTYLENQGYQLMTAFSGAETLAKLDTAQPDIILLDLMLPDNDGLSLLTAIRAKTRAPVIVVSGKNETADKIVGLEMGADDYLTKPFEMRELSARIKAVLRRAGENDKPASNDKDAPLAKAKKVGFNGWTLDRQQYQLFDNTNTPSELTTGEFKLLEALVMAPNRVLSREQLFELTRAGGKFDAYDRVIDTQVARIRKKLGDDPATPALIKTVRGVGYMFCGEAKPLD